The genomic interval TATTGCAGCAGAAACAGACGCACATGTTCTTATAAAGGAGAAAATCCAAGAGTATTATAAATACAACTACCACCGATCATGACAGGGTGTCGCAGCGGCAGAGTCGGGAGCAGAGCCCCAGCTCAGGACCTATGTTTCGTTCCGGGCATTTAAATATCGTGCAGCCACTGAACTGCGGGTTATTGTCAGACACAACGCGGTGGCGTGAACATCACAAGAAATACAAATCAGTACAATATTATTGAAATAGAACACTTCAGCGTTCGTGTGCGTGCGTTTGTGTTGCCCTGTTTTGGGATTTCCCGTGCTCGTCGTCGAATTTGGCAATTGGCCGAGCCATTGAGACAGACAGTTTTTTCATCAAAAGTGTGGCGTCTTTTAAATGTGTGTAATTTGCCGGTAGTGCTAATGTGACAGCGACTCAACCTGGCACATCtatatacattaaaaaatCTAAATGTCTTCCACAATGAAGTCGCAGCAGCTTCCACTGACCATTCCTACCCACTGCGAAGATATGTTCGGTAAAAACAAGGCGACGTTAAATAAGACATTCAATGAAAACGGTTGCTACGATTCCTTTATGTCGCCACCATTAAGTGCTAGTATCAGAAGTGATCACGATGGCTTTCAGGCGACAAAAGTAACTTTCTCTGGGAGCGTAAACAATACCAATTTTACATGCGCCGAATTGCAGTTTCCGGACTTCTCACACCCCTCCTTCACCACCGACACGCCCAATTCCGCTTTTAGTGACTACACTAACCACACAGGGCCTGAACAGGATAGGGATGATATTGTGTGTGCTTCCTCGGATCAAAGAGGCATGCCCTATCAGCAGGGTCAGTACACCCAGCTAAACCGTGAAGACGTCTTTCGCTTTGAGCCGGAGGATATTGCTCGACTAACAAGCGACAGCGGGAGCGCATACGCCGAACTCGATGGATTAATGCAGGTGCCACAAACCCCGTATACACCTTGCAGTGCCCAAATCACTCAATTAGGGGTCCTGCCAACACAGGTGGAGCCACCTGAGTCACTTAATCAGGATACAGATTATTTTAACTATGACGAAGTTAATTGCCAGTCAAAAAATCAATCACCGTGCTCTTCGCCACATTTAGATGCTTGGTTGAATTTCAACCTCAGTGAATTATCTTCGCCAGAGGCAGCTCAAGAATCGTCACCAAAATTATGCAATATTTACGAGCAACAGCTGTCGCAAGTGAAAGTAGAGCAAACGCAAAAGAAGTTGCCGTCAATGAACTCAACTTTCGGTACACCAAAGTGCACACCCATGTGCAATAATTATGACGACTTCTCCAATCTGTACAACAGTGCGGAGACGTTACAAGGTGTAATCTATGActattcaaatgaattttcgcCCGAAAATTTTCAACATAATATTGAACACACTATTAAGAAACCAAACCGTGAACACAAAGTTATTTGGACAATTGATGAACTGGATGAACTTAACGCCGCGCTGGTCCTTGACgaacagcagccacaacatcAGTTGAGCTCAGTGTCAGTTGACAGGTCTAATTTTACAGGAGAACATTTTCCAGTTTCAAGAGTTGAAACATCAAATGCTGATGACCAACTGCTAGCCACTGGCggcagcgacgacgacgatgacaaGGAGGAGGATGACATGGACGAGGTGTTTGCCCCGCCAGCCGAGAGCGAAAGGAGGCTCAACTATTCAGACTTAGTGGACAGTGAAACTGAGCAGCCCGTTTCGCTTATATGCCGCTGGACTGCATGCAATATGGAGTTCCGGCACCAGCATGTTTTTGTAGAGCACATTGAAAAGTGTCACGTCGATGTCCGCAAGGGAGAAGACTTTTCTTGTTTCTGGCTGAACTGCCCAAGACGGTACAAGCCCTTCAATGCGCGATACAAGCTCCTCATACACATGCGAGTACATAGCGGTGAAAAGCCCAATAAGTGTCCGGTGAGttaacaatttggcattttacCCGTTAAATACAGAATACTTCACTTCTTTCAGTACAATATTTGAGAGTTTggttgaaaaacttttttctcGTTTGTAGcctaaatttataaatattgttgtttgcATTAATAGACTGTCaatgacaaaaaagaaaaaaactaacaaatctAGTTTGCCAGTATGTCATAGGGgcgttatatatttttatcctACAcgagtttttatttattacaaacATCATTAAGCAAGCAAGGCATCTGGCAGAGTTGCTACGAACCCTTTTTAAGCCACTTGAAATAGAACTGTCAATGACAATCATGACATTGCTCCATGTTTGGCTGTCTGGCTGTGCCGCGACTTTCAACATCCAACACATCAGTGGCTGGATGCAAGCCAATTAGAATAAATTTGCCTAACAGTTCAGTTTTTGCCATACCTATGCTCCCTGAATTGCGAGAATTTGCTTTCCAGCAGCAGGGTGCTCTATCTGATATATGCGTGCTAAGAGTTCGCAATTTCCTGCGCCTAGTAATAGTAGCATTCAATAATGCAATTTTATCACTTTTCATTACAGTTTCCGGGATGCAATAAAGCATTTTCACGTttggaaaatttgaaaattcatCAGCGTTCGCACACAGGCGAGCGGCCTTATGGCTGTCAATATAAAGGTTGCCTCAAAGCGTTCAGCAATAGCTCGGATCGTGCGAAACATCAAAGAACACACTACGATACGGTGAGTATTCGTCTCTCTGgatgtttttgtatatatatatggcggTGTGTGCGTATGCTGTAGAAGCAATTTGCTCCTCGTGTCAAAGGAAATTAAAGAGCCCGTGGCATTGGTCGCCTAGCCATCGCAGTCCAATTTAAACGCAGCCTAAAGTTTAAGTCATGTTGTAGTGTTTAAGCTTACGTACGCGGGAAAATATAGCGGCGCGGCAACTAAGAGTTCTGTTTTCTAAAAATGTTCGCTGCTTCTCAGGGGAAGCTGATGTGACTGTCGCTGGTGCCGTTGCCTCTATGACATGTGCACATTTGCCTGATTGATTTATGGTTTTTACGTGTATTTGTGTTGTGCCCAACGAAAATAGCAGCGACAGTAGCAATAGGTCCAGCACTCACGACAAAGAATTATAACGTCATAGCCAACATAAGAGGCCCGGCAAAGCTCACTGAAGTTTCAAATGTCGATGGAGAAATTGAATAAGCGAAACGTGTTACACCAAGGCTTAAGCTGCTTTAATGCTCCATGCAATGAGTGGCAGCCAATCAGACCCACACAACTTTGATCGCGagaaatatgttttaatgGTTTTGGTTGCCCTTATGCCTGCTCTGTGGCAACTAGGCATGCTAGTGTTCGCCCTGGACGCTGCCAGAATAAAATACATTGCATTTTCGAAACATTTTACATAGAAAAGGGCTAGATGCTTCGCTCGGTGGGTGCTAATGAGTTGGACATTTTGTTCCTTTTTAACACCATTGCcaaataaattgattgatGATTAATTGcattggaaaacaaaataatataactaTCCTTTATCTATGTTCCCTACTCAACAGAAGCCATATGCCTGTCAGCTACCGGGTTGCACCAAGCGTTACACGGACCCCTCAAGTCTTCGAAAACATGTAAAGAATCACGGACAAATGCGCCGCAAGTCTGCCAGTGGAACGCTTACTCCCTCTACCAAAAAAGCGGTCAAGACACGCCGCAATTCGGAATCGGCTGTATCCTTGAGGGAACCGTTAGGTTCATGTGAGCAACGTCCGCAGCGCAGCAGTAGCTGCAGTGAGGCAGCGCATCTGATGCAAAATGATGTACACAATAAGGACATACTTATGCAAAGGTTAACGGAAATAGTATCAACTCCGTCTACCGAAAACCGCAACCCCTGCAGTAATGACAATGTTCCATCTAAtaacaattcaataaaatttaatgagTTGTCAAATTGCATTGTTGAACAAAGCCAATCCGGGACGACAGCCACGAAAGTAGCTGGCCGTGAAAGCCAGGTACATAGATACAATACAGTAGTTGAAActgcagcaacggcaacaaatgATGGCTTTAGCTATTTTGGTAGCAAAGGTGAAAGCGAGTGTGTAAACACATATGCTGTGATGGAAAGGAATACATTGAGCACTTGCAGCATTAACAGCAATAATTACATAGCCAACAACTATAATTGCTGCAACAAcgaaaatattaataaatttaacgATCTTGAACAATTGCTAAATTCTACAGCGGTACCTAGCGAACTGCAAAATGTTGGGACTGTTTTTAATTCAGGTGCAAATAAATGTCAATTAAATGAGTTCGTATCGTTTGAATATGTGCGAAAGTATCTAACAGATGCATTTGAGTCCCCCAGTGCGAAGAGGCCGAAGAGTCCTGTTACAAATTTTCAAGAGAATATTCCGATTCTAAATGATTTCGAAAATTATGATATTCAGTTTATTTGAGTATTTAATCTTTAAATGAGATTGtttgtcaaatatttatattttatctgAAGATCTCAACCGTATTAAGTAAGTGGTCAAGTTTGTCGATTGTGGAAAAAAGTGTGTATACTCATTTCTATTTGTATATagtcaattattttttagttttaggAACTGTAAGCTAACTTTTGTTTCAGTACGCTCgatatgtttgtatatgtttatgtaaaGCTAGTTGAATTGACGGACAATAAGTTTTGGCCTAAATTAGGCCAAGGAAAAAGGCCTAAATTAGGCCGAAATTTTACTTTCTTTAGTGATTAATAAGTCTTCCCAATAAAAATTAACTGTAACTATGAATATATTTCTAAGATACAAGGATTGTACTTCTTAGTTCTCAATAGAATTACAAAAATAcacttatatttttataaattgctaagaaatatatatagaaatcaaATTTACGCAGTAATACGCCATAAATTAGCGTAATTATGCTCCCAAAAATGATGgaatctaaataaataattttctcTGAAAGAAATTATCTAAATGTATAGCACTTCGCATAAAATGTTCGtgctttcttttattttgtaaaaataagGAAAGAATACAATGAAGAGGCGGTGCGGACAATTTTTCTAAAGCTTAAGAAAAGCTTTAAAGCCTGGGTATTGCTCAGGTAAAAGCCGAATActgtaaagtaaatatttatactcaAGCAAGAATATCTCTTTCAACATCAAGTCACTCCGTTCGTTTATACACCTATATGAGCAATggggaaaaagaaaaaagggtCACAGAATCACAAAGCATTTAGTGATTGGTATTTGTCGTATATGCTTGTAGACACTTACACGTGTGTTTTTGGTAGTTTGGAGTTGGATGCAGCCTATTTCCTAGTCGAGctgaattaataaaaaatattgtttctaCACTGCATCATGTTAAAAAGCTGTTCTGttctaaactttattattaataaccATTTATGCTTATTAAAGAGATAATAactaagaggttctagtcgggagctcccgactagggaatacccttaaccctcttcttccaacatcaaatgcatatatatattctattttagaagcaacagatcatgtttcgtgactctagcttttattatttaccgaaattgcccaaaaaacaggatatcgatatcgatttttattgattgcttggaaacggcgtaagttatcgattatcgaaaacaaactcgatctgcacaggcactaggagcatctacatctaattttcaagtctctagctcttataggttctaagatccttgcgttcatacatacggacggacggacggacggacggacggacggacggacggacggatggacagacagacggacattgctagatcgactcggctattgatgctgatcaagaatatatttactttatggggtcggagatacttccttttgcctgttaaatacatttggattttacacaaatgcaatatacaatatacagtATAAAAAGCCGTTTGTCCGAAATTGCTTTTGCCTGCACCCACATTCATGCCTTCTGACGCTCCCGTTTATCTCCATACTGTTACTCTGTTTTCGTTGTACGACAATAATGCTAAATATGCTTGGCGATGCTTTGGGGGGTATAATGAGCCACACTATGCATTTAAAAGCGCTCCGAGTGTGCCAGTTAATTTGCAGACTGAGAATGGTCTTCATTACCAACCACTCACACAAAAAAACGCACGTCCACACACGAGCACACACTGGAaaacatgcaacaaaatgtaaagcaattaaaagcaGTGCTGCACAACATGAAGCGCAAAACGAAAATATCCATAAAACATGGACAGCAGCCCAAATTTGACCTTTCGCGTTTCATATAACAGACTGCCTGCTGCGGCTACAAGTGGCCCacgattttgtttttgaggtTAAAGTGCAAAAATTGCAAGCAAGTGTGTATCATAATACTCCATGGGGTTAAATATTTACGGACACGCGCAGTCCCGTTTCGGACTCTCAATGCATACGCTTCaggtaatatatttttatgaagATGACACTGCGCTGTGCTAAATGCTTCCAACTGctaaaccaaacaaaacaaatattagtTTATCAGAGAACTTTTCAAATAGAAcatttatgtgcatataaCATGCTTAATGTAAGAAAATATGGCAACAATTGTTTAATATgtgtaaaaatatgtatttctattcttttttttttttcttaattaaaatcagaaaagattcgatttctTCGCCATGCTGatgattaaataccctttcaaATTAGAACACTGTTCTAATCTTAGTTCTGAAAAATACTTAGCAGATAGCTTCATAGAATCGGACAGACGAAATTGGTTTTACTAACACAGATCCAAATGCTCTTAATTGAGTTAAATATCTCTTTCAATATTTTACAGTTTTAGTGAcgaaattaaaataccctctacaaggatATAAAGAGGTAGTACATGGTTGGGTAGCTGGACTCAGCTAAAACGTGAATACATTTCATACCCCAAGAGGTAGTACATGGTTGGGTAGCTGGACTCAGCTAAAACGTGAATACATTTcataccccccccccccccccccccccccccccacccgaGAAGGTCATAAGcaaataccctctacaaggatATAAAGAGGTAGTACATGGTTGGGTAGCTGGACTCAGCTAAAACGTGAATACATTTcataccccccccccccccccccgcgaAGGTCATAAGCAAAAGCGCGTCgcttagtttttcatttatatagcTCCTCGCATTTCCCTGAGAAAGTGTTGGCCAGCAGTCGGCCGGCAAAACTGACATCAGGCCAGTATCCGGATTTTTTCTGCGTTTGGCGCTTTCGTTagcaattatgcaaattggGAGATTGCTGCAGGATGATATTGTGAAATTCCAtgcatttacaattttctaatcaatgaattttaatttatgtctTCGCTCCCAGTTGTTGTACATTTTCGAATGCTTCCCGCGCATAGTtgcaaatttttgtaaatgtttaagtttttaatgTGTAACAGCTATTTGACTTTTTACAGAGACATCCAATAGCGGTAggattttttaattaagaaatgATGCTTCAACTATAAATCTCAGCAAAAATGTACCTTAACATAATTTACTGGAGGATGGAGGATgtctataaaaattattaaagctTTTAACATAACTAGAACAGGCGAGGATAAGGGCACAAGGATAACGAAAAACACGTTTCTGATCCGTAATTAAGTTAACgtttaaatttcataaaattttcAGCTTCATCAATATTCATCGCGAATccaaacaatttaacaatattGGGATCCTCTTTTAATTTGTCTAGCAGTTGCGTCACGTTTTAattcttaattaaataaatgatttCCATTGACAACATTAAATATTGGCACAAgggaaatattaaaataaataaaatgctgcccatccccaacattttattttgcgtCATGCATCGCAAAAGTTATGGAAATCGGCAATAGTACTTATAAACTCCAACTCATATATTCAAGCACGTAAGTAAAGTTACTGTTTTCCTTGTACATTTCTACATATGTACATCAGacttgtaaaacaaaaacttgttcCATGAGCGTAATTAGAAGCCTTACTGGACTGAATTGTTGCTAGCATCGTGCTTAAAATGCTCTTTTGGCGTTAAATTTATGACAACCGCACATGTTCGTTGCTGTCGTACTCAAAGGCAACAGCAGACGCATTAACTCTAGCAGCCAAAACTAAGCCACTGGCGGCATAGGTGGTCAGAAAGGCGCCCACACTTTAGAAACTTTCCAAGAATGTGTGGCTTCTATTAGGAAGCAGCTGCGTcattaaaaaattttcaaaaatattgcaCTCCACCGGCATTGGCGGTAGCCACATCGTTTCGATACCCGGGGGTAAAACGCTGAGTAAAACACATCCTTAATTTGAGTTTGTATGTACCCCACCACGAGacgaaacattttttattggtCATTTGTATCACTCATTACTTGTAAGTTTTGCCgtttatttgttaataatttgtaaaagcaaacaaaacaaacaaacaatccTGTTTTATCTTGGATCTTGCGTCTTTCTAAGATACCAATCAAAATCTTGAATATGATTGTGTAATCAAATCCcactttataattttaatgaggactaaaatatttagttctttcgtacaattatttattttctatcaATGTCATTAAAACAATTGCAATATCGCTACCTTTCCTGTTTATGTTGCTTGGGGAAAACAATTAAAGTGGGTGCCTTTTTTTCCAATTGATAATGAAATGCAATTAGAAAGTGTGCAGAATTTAATGCTATAAACAGTGCAAACCACTCGAAAAGGAAAAATGGGAAAATTGATGGTGCTAAATGTAACAATAGAAGTAATTTACACAATTTCCTCTTTCATTCGCATTCCCTAAAAGATTTTGCCTTGCAATGCAACGTGAAGCCAGCATAGAGCCTGCATAATAAAGCAGGTTGTCTGTAATTAAAGTTTGTCGAAGCCTGGCTACTGCACTGTTGacgacggcagcagcagcatcacaAAGCATCATCAGAAAATCAATCCCCGCATCACGACACCGCCACAGCGGAAAATAGAATTCAATTAACGCGCTTAAATTAAACTGCCACTTCCGGTTTTGATGACGTTTTAATCTGAGCCTGCATTGGGCAGACAAGAGAAAATTTTGCGGTGTGGTCATACACTTTTGCCGATCCAACAAGTGACCGTTGCTGACAACAACGGCGCCGTATCGCCTCTTGCGTGACACATGAATGCTGAGGTTGGGCTAGCTAcgcaatttttcaatttatttcaacTCAAGTTTTAAAATTATCTAAAGTGGTAGCAGACGGGTCCAATCGTCAGTCTTGACTGTGTGTCGTATCCTTCGCTTATTTCCCTTGATGTTTAGCcttgtatttaatttactaCATATCACAAACAGATAATATTGGCTGTACCAATGTCCTTACCAACTCCAAGAATAGTTCAAATTGAATCGTTAAATAGCTTTATTTACGAAACTGCATTTCAGTCATAAGCAGTTAATAAATTTTTGCAGGCCTTACATAGttacatattaaaaaatgaatttatgttcagctgcagcaacacAAAGAGCGCTAACATTTACTTTTGTGTACTTTGCGAGTGCCATCAGTTGTCAGTCATTTACTCAGAAGCTGTGGCTGGGGATTTATTTAGCAGGTGGTAAGCTTAGAAAGTGCAACAAAGCAATttagatttaattaaattaatttaaaaaaaactttagcTTTAGTCAGTAGCGTGCAACTACCAAGTGTTTCAAAGGTACTCGGGGGAGATTATTCAAGGCATATCTTACGAGCTGTTGCTTTTAGACAGTTGGCAGTTGTCAAACAATGATCACAGGTCTTAGCCTTTATTAACGTCATGTTGCCAAATACCCTATGGCGCAATTTACCTTCCGGTCGGCATTGCTTGAAGGCGAAAGCAATGATTGCATATATCTCTTCGGCAATACTTGAACGAATGGGAGTGAAAAAACCACGGCAGATAGGACATTTTTCAGTGCGAATGCGGCACTCGAGACAAAGCACATGTCCATTCTGGCACTGCATAACTGGAGGTGCTATAATAGAGTTGCACACAGGACACTCTATAGCCTTCAGAATACTGTCTACAATTATGACCAGCCGTTTCAGACTGGTTGGCATGGGAGCGCAGCTGATGCTctgtaaaatacaaaaataaatatgaaattagtTTTATACTGACCAATATTAAAGTTCTTACGTTCTCGTCACAGTCGAATTCATGGTCGCTATTCCAACACAAAATTGTAACGTGATCTATTTGGCTTTTAACAATTTGGGCAACTTCGGCTATCCTCATACCAAGAATATCAACACCGTTAAcctgaaaattaaaaatttaaaagaaatgtaatactttaaaataagttgtatcTAGTTTGGATAAGATCCTGTAAATGTTGTTATGCTGTTAATGTTGGGTAAGATTCGTACATGTGTGATTAAATGGTTAAATTAAGTACTAATAAATCAATAGTTAGGTTAAACGCTTCTCGCTGGACTTCGTCGTGTAAATATTACGTAAAGCAGTTGCACTGCTTAATTTCTATTGAACGTGGGTCCCTGTTAACCCAAAGTAAACTGTAACGGCTGCAATACGTATATTGTGGTTTGATATTTAGTAAACACTTGCTTTTTAAGACAAATTTTTGTTAAGATGCCTCTGCCATTTGGTTTGTACACCTAACAGCAATATTTTTAGTTAGCTAGTAGTCATATCTAACAGTAGAGCAAAGGAAAAATTATGACATGTAAATAggtaacatttatttattattgattatgattattagactattagaataataataataataataataataataataataataataataataataataataataataataatagtaataataatattaataatactaataataataataataataataataataataataataataataataataataataataataataataataataataataataataataataataataataataataataataataataataaataataataataatgacaatTCTATAGAATTCTATAGTCGCATGGACAAAAAATCATAGCATTAAACGAACCAACCTTTAAAATGCAATCACCGGCCTTTAGGCCACGGAGAGAGGCAGGTGTGCCCGCGGCCACTTCACAAACCTAGAccaaacaaatacaataagtaaataaattttagaCAAATTTCAAAGAGGGTATAAAGTGTATACCCAAGGATATGGATCCCACTTGCTGCGCGTCAAACAAAATCCATACTTCTCAATTTTAGGTGCGGCACGTGGTATTGTTAAGAGACGCACGGATGACTCTTGATCTTGACGGTACCTTTCGGTATTGCTGGCATTAATTGcgttttttccattttcatttaagTTGCGCTCTTGCATTAGACACGTTTACTCTGTTCAACTCTGTCAGAACTAAGCCGAAAGTTTTAATACGAGCCGCGGAGCATCAAAATAGATACGTGTTTAACGCGTGCTCACAATAAACATACTGCCTCAGAGTTTTTACTCTAAACGCTCGATTCGCACTTGGTCTTTACTTTGTTTGGCTCGTAGTCTCCCTGTGTAGTCGCTACGCTGTTTAACGCTCGCAGCATCCACAGTTGCTCATCACcgtgtatatattttggagATTTTTGTGAGATACTCGTTCATATGAGGTGAAGAGCGGCTTATTGTAATCGTATAGAGCATCCGGAGGCGTGAACTGCCACCATCAAAATTAGTGAATCCATTCgtacagaaaatatataagctTTTAGCGAGTGcttgaataaaaattaatataacatACTCCCCGCAATATTTACACAGTTGGTTAGATTTGTATTAGTTGGCAGATATTGCTGTTGTGAACGTGATAAAAAATACATAGTTTTATagcaattttaaaaatgttacttatcaaatatcgattttaactCTGCGATATTCATTCTGCTATGAAAGGATTACGTGCCTAAGATAGCATATCCGATCCtgtaagtttttcttttatctgGGGCACAGCCAAGAGAACGAAAGACTTAGTTAAATAAATGGTCCGAAGCGCATATTatgtataaaaacaatttattataaaaaccAATTTTCTGCCACGCCGTTGTTCGCTACGCCGTTGAAGTATTTAGTTGGTTCTTTGCGCGCAggttatgttaaatattaaaattgttaattattgtACCGCACACCTAGCAAGCTTCCGAAAACAACATGGGCGGTTAACGTTTCGAATGAACCttttaatttgtgtttaattttaatttgtttaactcAATAACGAAATTTAGAGCCAAATGGTCAGTTAAATAAACCCAGCAACTACCTGTCAAGCTTGTagcataaaatttaatgttttCGATTGGCTTGgtcacaacaacaattggatTTTATTAATCAGAAGGCAAACAACTTATTTCAAGTGCGGCTGCCACACAAATGGtataaaaaatttacatttttgaaataCCTACTGTCAGATTTGTAATCAAATTAGTTAAACACACAAATTCAGTCTCAAGTGggattatattattttttctggaaaaataaacaaattcatatttttatttccatATGCAGTGCTTGCAAAGCTTTACGCAGTAACGACCGTATAAGCTTTCTGCAGGTGGCGCTTTAGAGTTAAGGTCAGCTTACTTCGGGCCGTCTGTTGCTGCTTAGCGAAGCCACAGTTTACTTTTAGCTCTTTGAGTTTGCGCAGGTGTCGCTTGCAAGTTCCGTTTACGCGAAGTGGGAGTGCGCTATCGGTGCAGGTTTAACGTATCCCGTTAATCACATTAACAATATAAGCAGTGATACATAATTATACAAGTTAAAGTAAGTTGCAAGAACTTTATAGGTACTTGAGAGCCACGGACTGGCATTGGGCTCGGCGTAAGCTTTCAGTGACTTGTGTGCTTGATTTGAAAGCGATTCTAGAcagttgaatttttttttttttttataagcatGACTGCGTTATTAGCAAAATGACCTTACCTGTGGCTAGATACAAAGCCCTTctgcaattttattgttttggcgtttaaagtggaaaaaaatacaagaataaatgaaaatgaaatgtttaatATTAATGCGCGCCAACGCACCTTTACGAAAATGATCAGGAACTAAATGTTATAAGTTTACAAAATCAATGAGcgttgaaaatatataaatataccgTACATATATAGGTAATTGCATACATTAACATGTGCTGCttacatgtgtatatgttaTTTCTGTTAAAGCGGGCATCGATTGCGGTGGCGCATGCGCAGCAAGTTTTGACTGTTTGGGGTTTCTGGGTCTCTGCCGAACGTTtcgttatttttgttttttgagttttttgttgctgtagcATTTGTGTAACTGT from Drosophila virilis strain 15010-1051.87 chromosome 2, Dvir_AGI_RSII-ME, whole genome shotgun sequence carries:
- the LOC6635095 gene encoding uncharacterized protein isoform X2; translated protein: MPALTEITYTHVNGVDILGMRIAEVAQIVKSQIDHVTILCWNSDHEFDCDENSISCAPMPTSLKRLVIIVDSILKAIECPVCNSIIAPPVMQCQNGHVLCLECRIRTEKCPICRGFFTPIRSSIAEEIYAIIAFAFKQCRPEGKLRHRVFGNMTLIKAKTCDHCLTTANCLKATARKICLE
- the lmd gene encoding uncharacterized protein lmd; its protein translation is MSSTMKSQQLPLTIPTHCEDMFGKNKATLNKTFNENGCYDSFMSPPLSASIRSDHDGFQATKVTFSGSVNNTNFTCAELQFPDFSHPSFTTDTPNSAFSDYTNHTGPEQDRDDIVCASSDQRGMPYQQGQYTQLNREDVFRFEPEDIARLTSDSGSAYAELDGLMQVPQTPYTPCSAQITQLGVLPTQVEPPESLNQDTDYFNYDEVNCQSKNQSPCSSPHLDAWLNFNLSELSSPEAAQESSPKLCNIYEQQLSQVKVEQTQKKLPSMNSTFGTPKCTPMCNNYDDFSNLYNSAETLQGVIYDYSNEFSPENFQHNIEHTIKKPNREHKVIWTIDELDELNAALVLDEQQPQHQLSSVSVDRSNFTGEHFPVSRVETSNADDQLLATGGSDDDDDKEEDDMDEVFAPPAESERRLNYSDLVDSETEQPVSLICRWTACNMEFRHQHVFVEHIEKCHVDVRKGEDFSCFWLNCPRRYKPFNARYKLLIHMRVHSGEKPNKCPFPGCNKAFSRLENLKIHQRSHTGERPYGCQYKGCLKAFSNSSDRAKHQRTHYDTKPYACQLPGCTKRYTDPSSLRKHVKNHGQMRRKSASGTLTPSTKKAVKTRRNSESAVSLREPLGSCEQRPQRSSSCSEAAHLMQNDVHNKDILMQRLTEIVSTPSTENRNPCSNDNVPSNNNSIKFNELSNCIVEQSQSGTTATKVAGRESQVHRYNTVVETAATATNDGFSYFGSKGESECVNTYAVMERNTLSTCSINSNNYIANNYNCCNNENINKFNDLEQLLNSTAVPSELQNVGTVFNSGANKCQLNEFVSFEYVRKYLTDAFESPSAKRPKSPVTNFQENIPILNDFENYDIQFI
- the LOC6635095 gene encoding uncharacterized protein isoform X1 — its product is MQERNLNENGKNAINASNTERYRQDQESSVRLLTIPRAAPKIEKYGFCLTRSKWDPYPWVCEVAAGTPASLRGLKAGDCILKVNGVDILGMRIAEVAQIVKSQIDHVTILCWNSDHEFDCDENSISCAPMPTSLKRLVIIVDSILKAIECPVCNSIIAPPVMQCQNGHVLCLECRIRTEKCPICRGFFTPIRSSIAEEIYAIIAFAFKQCRPEGKLRHRVFGNMTLIKAKTCDHCLTTANCLKATARKICLE